CCGGACACAAGGTCTTCGAGGAAATCGCGAAGGTGCGCTACTCGACCCCCGGCGTCGAGCTCATCTCCCCGCCGCCCCACCACGACATCTACTCCATCGAGGACCTCGCCCAGCTCATCCACGACCTGAAAAACGCGAACGTCAACGCGGCGGTCTCGGTGAAGCTGGTCTCCGAGGTGGGCGTCGGCACCGTGGCGGCCGGCGTGGCCAAGGGCAAGAGCGACCTGGTCCTCATCAGCGGCCACGACGGCGGCACCGGCGCCTCGCCGCTCAGTTCGGTGAAGTACGCCGGCCTCCCCTGGGAGCTGGGCCTGCCCGAGACGCATCAGGTGCTCGTGGGCAACGACCTGCGCGACCGCATCCGCGTGCAGGTGGACGGGCAGTTGAAGACCGGGCGCGACGTGGCCGTCGCCGCCCTGCTGGGCGCGGACGAGTTCGGCTTCGCCACGGCGCCCCTCATCGTCAGCGGCTGCATCATGATGCGCAAGTGCCACCTGAACACCTGCCCCGTCGGTGTGGCCACGCAGGACCCGGAGCTGCGGAAGAAGTTCAACGGCAAGCCCGAGTTCGTGGTGCGCTATTTCTTCTTCGTCGCCGAGGAATGCCGGAAAATCATGGCGGAGCTCGGGTTTCGCACCATGAACGAAATGATTGGCCGGGCCGACATGCTCGAATTCGACCCGCTGCCGGAGCACTGGAAGGCGAAGACCCTGGACTTCTCGCGGATTCTGCACACTGTCGAGCCGTGGGAGGGTTCCACCCTGTACTGCACCCGCAGGCAGGACCACGGCATTGACCAGGCCCTGGACCATGAACTCATGGAAAAGGCCGCGCCCGCCCTGGACCGCAAAGAGCCCGTGCGCTTCACGCAGAAACTCCGCAACGTCAACCGCACGGTCGGCACCATGCTCTCGAGCGAGCTGACGCGCCGCCACAAACTGGGCATGTACACCGGGTCGCTCCCGGAGGACACGGTCTGGATTGACTGCGAGGGCGAGGCCGGGCAGAGCTTCGGCGCCTTCGCCATCCAGGGCGTCAGCCTGAGCGTCACCGGCGAGGCGAACGACTATTGCGGCAAGGGGCTTTCGGGTGGAAAGATCATCGTCAAGCCGCCGGTGAACTGCCCCATCATCCCCGAGCGGAACATTATTGTCGGCAACGTGGCGCTCTACGGCGCCACCGGCGGCGAGGCCTACTTCCGCGGGCTGGCGGGCGAGCGCTTCTGCGTCCGCAACAGCGGCGCATGGGCGGTGGTCGAGGGCGTGGGAGACCACGGCTGCGAGTACATGACCGGGGGCCGCGCGGTGATTCTCGGGCCCACGGGCCGGAATTTCGCCGCCGGCATGAGCGGCGGCATCGCCTTCGTGTACGACCCGCGCGGGCAGCTTCCCGTCCACTGCAACCCGGAGATGGTGGACCTCAAGCCGCTGCATGAGAAGAGCCTCCCCGAACTGCGCCGCATGCTGGAGCGCCATCTCCAGTACACCGGCAGCGGCGTCGCGGAGGAGTTGCTGGAAAACTGGGACCATGAAATCAGGCGCTTCGTCCGCGTCATGCCGCGCGAGTACGCGCGCGTGCTCTCGGAGCGGGCCAATCAGGAGACCACCCATGCCGTTGCCGGATAAAGCCAAGGGATTCATGACCTTCACGCGGGAACTGCCGGAGCCCCGCCCGGCTGCGGAGCGCGTCGGCGACTACGAAGAGTTCGCCAACTCGCTGCCGGCGGAGGCGCTGAAGCAACAGGCCTACCGCTGCATGAACTGCGGGGTGCCCTTCTGCCACAGCGGCTGCCCGCTGGGGAACCAGATACCGGACTTCAACGACCTGGCGAAGGACGACGACTGGGAGGCCGCCCTCGAAATCCTCCACTCAACGAACAACTTCCCCGAGTTCACGGGACGCATCTGCCCGGCACCCTGCGAGAGTTCTTGCGTGCTGGGGATCAACGAGCCGCCCGTGACCATCGAGATGATCGAGCGGGAAATCGGCGACCGGGGTTGGGCGAACGGATGGATCACCCCGCAGCCCCCGGCGAAGCGCAGCGGAAAGCGCGTGGCCGTGGTCGGCTCCGGCCCCGCCGGGCTCGCGGCGGCCCAGCAGTTGAACCGCGCCGGCCACACGGTGGTGGTCTATGAGCGCGCCGACGAGCCGGGCGGCCTGCTCCTGTACGGCATCCCGAACTTCAAGCTGGACAAGGGCGTTGTGCGCCGCCGGGTGGAGCAAATCCGCGCCGAGGGCGTCACCTTCAAGTGCGGCGCCGAGGTGGGCGTGAACGTGCCGGTGGCCGAGCTCGCCGCGTATGACGCGGTGCTCCTGGCGGTGGGCTCCACCAAGCCGCGCACCTTCGAGGGCATGGGCGTTCCCGGCTGGGACCTCAAGGGCATCGTTCCGGCCATGCAGTTCCTCACACAGCAGACCAAGCGCGTGCTGGGCAAGCCCGTCGAGGGGGAGGAAATCTCCGCCACGGGGAAGAAAGTCGTGGTCATCGGCGGCGGCGACACGGGCTCCGACTGCGTCGGCACCTCCCTCCGACAGGGCTGCGCCTCGCTGATTAACATCGAATTGTTCCCCAAGCCGCCCGTCTCCAGGACGGATGACAACCCATGGCCGCAGTGGGACTTCGTCCTGCGCACCACCTCCAGTCACAAGGAGGCCCCCGGCGGCGACTGCCGCGATTGGTGCATCAACACGAAGTCCTTCGAGGATGACGGTTCGGGCCGTGTCTGCGCCCTCAACGCCGTCCGGGTCGAGTGGTCTGCGCCGGACGCCTCGGGCCGCCGCCAGATGACCGAGGTCCCCGGCAGCGGGATGCGCATCGAATGCGACCTGGTGCTGCTGGCCATGGGCTTCACCCAGCCGGAGACCGACGGCTTCGCCGCCGACCTGAAGATCGAAATCGAACGGAACCGCTTCGGGCAGGGCATCAAGGCGGGCGCGGACTACGCCGCGAACGGCAACGGCGTCTTCGTGGCGGGCGATGCCCGAAGGGGCCAGTCCCTGGTGGTCTGGGCCATCCACGAGGGCCGCGAGGCCGCCCGTGCGGTGGACCTCTACCTCATGGGCTACTCCGACCTCCCCTCAAGCAACTCTTTCGGCTACGAGACCATGCGGCACGGCGTCGCGGGCGCCTGAATTCCAGAACACGGACGACTGCACAGACCGGCGGATAGTTGCGTCCAAGTCCGTTCACCTGGGCGCCTGGGTTCCAGAACTCGGACGACCACGCAGACCGGCGGATAGTTGCGTCCAAGTCCGTTCACCTGGGCGCCTGGGTTCCAGAACTCGGACGACCACCCAGACCAGCCCATGGCGCGGTCCACAGCCTCGGCACGGAGTAAATACCCAAGTTCGTGCCGTCGGCTGTGCCCAACCCCTGCATTCTGTGCGGTTTCCCCGTCCACCCGGTCCACTTCGTCCACTATCCATTGTCCACTATCCATTGTCCATTGCTGTTCCCCTTTCCTTGCAAAATCGGGGGCTTCGGGTTAGAATCAAACCATGCGCCGTGGACCGCGTTGCGTGGCCGGGGCGCATGGTCCGGTGAGGCCCGCGCCAAGGAGACAGCGCCATGAGGATGACCCTGCGGATGTTGCTTTTCCCCCTGCTTGCGGGGGTTCTTCTATTGGGCGGCGGCTGCCGTCCCGGCGTGCCCGTGGCCGGATTCACCGCCGCTCCCCTGACGGGGGTCGCGCCGCTCACGGTGCAGTTCACGGACACGTCGCGGATAGAGAAGGCCGACAGCATTGACGCCTGGGCGTGGGATTTCGGGGACGGAACTTCCTCGGAGGAGCAGAACCCCTCTCATGTGTACACCACGCCGGGCAGTTACACCGTGTCCCTTGTGGTGACCACCAACAAGGGCAAAACCAACACGGCCACCCTGGCGGATTACATCGCCGTCACTGCGGGTCCTGAAGGGGAAGGCGAAGGAGAAGGCGAGGGAGAGGGGGAAGGTGAGGGCGAGGGTGAGGGCGAAGGCGAAGGAGAGGGCGAGGGGGAAGGCGAGCCTTCGCTGGTGTCCGTCCCCAATGTGGTCGGCCAGACCCAGGCGAACGCGGAGGCCGCCATCACCGGGGCGGGCCTGACCGTCGGCGACATCACACAAGAATCCAGCGCGACCGTTCCGGCGGGCGCGGTCATCGCACAGAATCCCGAGGCGGGCACAGAGGTCGCGCCCGGCGCGGCGGTGTCCCTGACCCTTTCCACCGGTCCGCCGGAAACACCGGCCCTTTCTGTCACCCCGGCGCGGCAGTTTGCGGGAGTCGGGGGGGGCGCCGTTGCCTTTGCCGTGGCCAACACGGGCGTGGGCACGATGAACTGGTCCGCCAGCGTCACGGTGGGCGGCGCCTGGTGCCGCATCACTTCGGGGATGATTGGCGTGAACGCCGGGACGGTGAATGTGACGGTGGACCCGAACCCCGGCCCGGACCCGCGCACCGGCGAAATCACGGTGACGGCGGCGGGCGCGGCGGGCAGTCCGGTCACGGTGCAGGTCGTGCAGTTTGGGGAGCGGGACGTGGTGATGCTCCCCGGAGATGTCCCCCTGGAGTTGAGCCTAATCCCCGCCGACACGTTCCAGATGGGCTCTTCGGCCTTCGAGCAGGGCCGGACCCCGGCCGAGGGGCCGGTACGCACGGTCACCCTCACCAAAGACTTTTACATGGGCGTTGTCGAGGTGACGCAGGCGCAGTGGCTGGCCGTGATGGGCTCCTGGCCCGGCCCGCCCCCCGCCGCCAGCGAGGGCCTCGGCGGGAATTACCCGGCGTACAATGTCTCGTGGAATGACGCGAAGAACTTTGTTGCGGCGTTGAACGGCCACATCGCCGCCACGGACCAGGGCCCCGCGACCGTGCGCCTGCCCTCGGAGGCGGAATGGGAGCACGCCTGCCGCGCGGGCACGCAGACCCGCTTTTTCTTCGGCGACTCCCTGGGATGCAGTGACGCCGCCACCGACTGCGCCGCCGGGACGCTGCCGGGGAACCGGACCGATTACATGTGGTTTGGCGCGAACAACTCGCCGGACACCACGAAACCGGCCGGCTCGCTGCTGCCGAACCACTTCGGACTGTATGACATGGCCGGAAATGTCTGGGAGTGGTGCGAGGATGACTGGCACGACGACTACACGGCGGCGCCCTTGGACGGACGCGCCTGGCTGGGCAGCCCCCGGGGCGCCCAGCGCGTGTTCCGGGGCGGCGCATGGTTCAATTCCGCGCGTGTATGCCGCTCCGCCTCCCGGTCACCCGAGACACCGGACCACCGGATATACAGCATCGGGTTCCGGGTGGTGCGCACCCTGTAACGCCATCCCGGTTGCCAAGTGGCGTTTGCCGCGCCAGTTTGCTATTCTCTGGCGAATGGTGCCGGAACGCCGGGCAACTAAAAAGGGATTTCAATGAAGCATCTGCGCGCGATTGCCAGACACCCACGCCCCGCCCAGAGCATGAGCATCAGTTCGCTTTTGGGCATCATCAGCCAGGTGTTTGTGATTTTTTCCGAGTTTTTCGCGCAAAAAGAGGCGCAGGAAGCCCGCTGAAGGGCCGTTTTTTGCGCTGTCCCCGCAACGGGGCCGTTGCGGCGTTCAAATAATGAAACCATTTGCGCCGCAAGAGGTATAATATCCGGGAACAACCGACAGGAGTTCGGCAATGAAACATGTGCATGCCGTGACACGGCAGCCCCAAAAAGCCCAGGACATCACCATCGGCCAGATTCTTACCGTGGTGAGCCAGTTGCTCACGGTGATTTCCGCCTTCTGGCTCGAGAAGGAAGCCAACCAAATACAGGACCTTTGAGCAGTCCGGCGGGCGCCCCGGGCGGCGCCGCGAACTTGATGAAGGGAACCCGCATGAAACGGCACATCTCCGGGGTGACCCGGCGCGGCGCGCCTGCGCCTGCGCCTGCGATCACCACGGGCCAAATCATGGCCCTCATCACCAACCTGCTCAACCTGTTCACCCCCGTCATGCTGGCCAAGGAAGGCACGGGGCAAACCAGCGGATAAGGGCGGGCTACGCCCCAGGGAGACCATTGCAATGCGTCACATGAAAAAGATTACCCGGATACCCGCAGTCGCGGACAGCCAGGGGCTGTGCACCGAGGTCAACAGCGAGTTGCAGGCGCGTTTCTGCTTCGTCCTCGCGTTCCTGACCGACGTGCTCGTGCCGCTGATGCTGCCCTTTATCCAGATTAAGACTTCCGACAGCCAGGCCTAGTTTTTCCGGCCGCAGGCAGTACTAAGGACAACGCGCCCCCCGTCCTTGGGGACGTGGCGGGTCGCCAACTGATGAGGTTTTTCAAGTGAAACGGATTCGCGCCATCAGCAGGACGCCGCGCCATGCGGCCATCGCCCCGGAAGTGGTCATCACCTACATCATGAACCTTCTGGAAATCAGCCTGCCCCTGTTCACCAACAAGGACCCGAAGAACCCGCTGCCCCCCGAGGAGGAGACGCCTCCGGCCACCACGTGATTGGGAGGCGCGGCCCCGGAAAAAAATCGCTGAAAATGCTTGCGCGGGGCGGTGGAATATGGTTTAATATCCGCGCGGAGAAACTCTTTACAAAGAGGGAGCAAAATCATGAAGCATGTCAAACCGATCACAAGCCGCCGTGCGGATGCGTTCACAAACTTCTTCAACGCCGTCTGGCGGGCATGGATGGACTACCGCTACGAGAAGAAGAACGAGTACGCTCTGTAAGGCGTGCCGCGATAGACAGTCAATTTTCGGCCGGGCGACGTTTTCGGGCGTTTCCCGGCTTTTTTGTTGCCCGATTTTCCGGAGCACCCCCTGAACCATGATAACCGGCACGCACACCGTCATCCGCACGGCGGAAAAGGACGACGCGCCGCGTCTGCTGGAGGCGTACCGGGGCCCCGTGCTACGCGCCACCCTGCTGGACCAGCGCCGCGAGCCGGTGCAGCCCACCCGGGATGAGCTCGGCGAGATGCTCGCCGCAAAGGAGGCCTCAAGGGGGCTGTTTTACGCCGTGGAGGACCCGGAGGGACGGGTGCTGGGCTTCTGCGGGCTGCGCGGGGTGAACCAGGAGGCGCAGTTCGCCGAGGCGATGCTGCTCTTCACGGATACGGCGGCCGAGGCGGGGCCCGCCGGGGACGAGGCGGCGGCCTTCCTGCTGGACCAGGCGCGCGGCCGCCTGCACCTCGCCAAGATGATGACCACGGCCCTGGACAGCGAGACGGGGCTGGCGGAATTGCTGGCCCGAAACAGTTTCGTCTGCGAGGGCGCCCAGCGCCAGGCCGTCTATTCGGGCGGGCGCTGGCATGATTTGCAGACCTGGACCCGGTTCCTGGACGGTTCCGGCGGGGAGAATGACTGACATGCCCTACACCTCGGACACCTTCATCCGGCGCGCGGAGCGGGACGACCTTGACACGGTGGTGGGGTGGATGACCGAGCCGGAGTTCCAGCATTTCCTCTATGGCGACCCGGCGCAGTCGCCCCGGCAGGTGCGCGAGCGCATCGTCGCCATGCTGGGCCGGGCGCCCGGCCACGCCATGCCCGGCGGGGTCTACCTCCTCATAGACTCGCGGAGCGCGGGTCCGGTCGGCCTGGCGTCGCTCCAGAACATAAGCTGGCGGAACCGGTCGTGCAGCCTGGATGTGTACATCGGCAAGTCGCACCTGCGCAACCGGCTTGTGACGGCCATGTCCATATTCCGCGTGCTCCAGTACGCCTTCGACGAGCTGAACCTGAACCGGGTCGGCGCGTTCATCTACGCCTTCAACACCGCCTCGTGGCGCATCTTTGAGCTGGCGGGCGCGAAACGCGAGCTGGTCATGCGCCGCCAGGTCCTCCGCGACGGGGAACTGCACGACGTCTACGGCTACGGCCTCCTCCGGGACGAGTTCGAGCAGCTCCGCCGCGACCGCGCCCGCGCGACGGAGGGCTTCTCGCTGGAGGCCATGATTGCCGCCATGCCCGCGGACGACGGCGCGGGGGCCGCGCCGTGAGGGCGGCCCTCACCGGCCTGCTCGCCGCGTACCTGCTCTGGTCGCTTTACACGGTCCGGCGGGGTCCGAAAACGGGCCGCTTCGATCCGGCGGCCTTCGCCCTGCAGGCGCCGCTCTTCCTTCTGGCGTTCATTTACTGCGCGCGGGGCGGACTGCTCACACGCGCCCTGGTCAACCCCGCCGCGTGGGTTTTCGGCATTGTCCTGGGGCACCTAATCTTCGCCCTCTCCCTGCTCATGACCCACGGGGTCTGGCGCGACGCCCTGGCGCATTTCCTCGACCTCCGCGGCCTGCGGAATTTCCTCGCGGAGCACCCGGTCCTCATGGGGCGCTTTTTCTGCGTGGCGGCCACGGAGGAGATTATCTACCGGGGCGCGGCGCAGCCGCTGCTGGCGGGCTGGCCGGGCGGGTTCTGGCTGTCCATCCCCCTCACGGCCCTGCTCTTCTCCATGGTCCACGACCACTTCTTCCGCAACGGTTCCGCCGCGGCGGCGGAGTTCCTCCTGTTTGCCTTGGCACTGGGCATCCTGTACCATCTCACCGGCAGCCTTGCCCTCGTCATCCTCGTGCATGTGACACGC
This genomic interval from Candidatus Hydrogenedentota bacterium contains the following:
- a CDS encoding glutamate synthase subunit beta; translated protein: MPLPDKAKGFMTFTRELPEPRPAAERVGDYEEFANSLPAEALKQQAYRCMNCGVPFCHSGCPLGNQIPDFNDLAKDDDWEAALEILHSTNNFPEFTGRICPAPCESSCVLGINEPPVTIEMIEREIGDRGWANGWITPQPPAKRSGKRVAVVGSGPAGLAAAQQLNRAGHTVVVYERADEPGGLLLYGIPNFKLDKGVVRRRVEQIRAEGVTFKCGAEVGVNVPVAELAAYDAVLLAVGSTKPRTFEGMGVPGWDLKGIVPAMQFLTQQTKRVLGKPVEGEEISATGKKVVVIGGGDTGSDCVGTSLRQGCASLINIELFPKPPVSRTDDNPWPQWDFVLRTTSSHKEAPGGDCRDWCINTKSFEDDGSGRVCALNAVRVEWSAPDASGRRQMTEVPGSGMRIECDLVLLAMGFTQPETDGFAADLKIEIERNRFGQGIKAGADYAANGNGVFVAGDARRGQSLVVWAIHEGREAARAVDLYLMGYSDLPSSNSFGYETMRHGVAGA
- a CDS encoding SUMF1/EgtB/PvdO family nonheme iron enzyme codes for the protein MRMTLRMLLFPLLAGVLLLGGGCRPGVPVAGFTAAPLTGVAPLTVQFTDTSRIEKADSIDAWAWDFGDGTSSEEQNPSHVYTTPGSYTVSLVVTTNKGKTNTATLADYIAVTAGPEGEGEGEGEGEGEGEGEGEGEGEGEGEGEGEPSLVSVPNVVGQTQANAEAAITGAGLTVGDITQESSATVPAGAVIAQNPEAGTEVAPGAAVSLTLSTGPPETPALSVTPARQFAGVGGGAVAFAVANTGVGTMNWSASVTVGGAWCRITSGMIGVNAGTVNVTVDPNPGPDPRTGEITVTAAGAAGSPVTVQVVQFGERDVVMLPGDVPLELSLIPADTFQMGSSAFEQGRTPAEGPVRTVTLTKDFYMGVVEVTQAQWLAVMGSWPGPPPAASEGLGGNYPAYNVSWNDAKNFVAALNGHIAATDQGPATVRLPSEAEWEHACRAGTQTRFFFGDSLGCSDAATDCAAGTLPGNRTDYMWFGANNSPDTTKPAGSLLPNHFGLYDMAGNVWEWCEDDWHDDYTAAPLDGRAWLGSPRGAQRVFRGGAWFNSARVCRSASRSPETPDHRIYSIGFRVVRTL
- a CDS encoding GNAT family N-acetyltransferase, with the translated sequence MITGTHTVIRTAEKDDAPRLLEAYRGPVLRATLLDQRREPVQPTRDELGEMLAAKEASRGLFYAVEDPEGRVLGFCGLRGVNQEAQFAEAMLLFTDTAAEAGPAGDEAAAFLLDQARGRLHLAKMMTTALDSETGLAELLARNSFVCEGAQRQAVYSGGRWHDLQTWTRFLDGSGGEND
- a CDS encoding GNAT family N-acetyltransferase; the encoded protein is MTDMPYTSDTFIRRAERDDLDTVVGWMTEPEFQHFLYGDPAQSPRQVRERIVAMLGRAPGHAMPGGVYLLIDSRSAGPVGLASLQNISWRNRSCSLDVYIGKSHLRNRLVTAMSIFRVLQYAFDELNLNRVGAFIYAFNTASWRIFELAGAKRELVMRRQVLRDGELHDVYGYGLLRDEFEQLRRDRARATEGFSLEAMIAAMPADDGAGAAP
- a CDS encoding CPBP family intramembrane metalloprotease; the encoded protein is MRAALTGLLAAYLLWSLYTVRRGPKTGRFDPAAFALQAPLFLLAFIYCARGGLLTRALVNPAAWVFGIVLGHLIFALSLLMTHGVWRDALAHFLDLRGLRNFLAEHPVLMGRFFCVAATEEIIYRGAAQPLLAGWPGGFWLSIPLTALLFSMVHDHFFRNGSAAAAEFLLFALALGILYHLTGSLALVILVHVTRNLESVYLEYVALVEETGDPEHARAAVESSALGRAPEPL